One window of Paenibacillus sp. FSL K6-3182 genomic DNA carries:
- a CDS encoding transporter substrate-binding domain-containing protein, with protein sequence MKKWQKNLSITVASVLLTVSLAGCGGKAEPASGKDQKKIAVGIGADAFPFGYVDTGDNKTKGFDLDIAAAIVKDITGSEDNIEYVEVNGKTRIPMLKNGDIDLIVRTMTITEERKQEVDFSDPYFSAGQSLLVPENSAITSIADLKGKKVIAVKGTRDGKVIEEKSPEAVVSEYENLGEAFTALSTGKGDVLTTDNAILMGLALENPGYKLVGGVIEDQPWGIAVRKGDKEMLDKVNASLKKLKETGEYDKIYEKWLKQKPE encoded by the coding sequence ATGAAGAAATGGCAGAAGAATCTAAGTATAACGGTTGCATCGGTGTTGCTTACTGTTAGTCTGGCTGGGTGTGGAGGTAAAGCAGAACCGGCATCAGGCAAGGATCAGAAAAAAATTGCCGTCGGAATTGGCGCAGATGCTTTTCCATTTGGTTATGTTGACACGGGAGATAACAAAACCAAAGGTTTTGACCTCGATATTGCAGCAGCTATCGTAAAAGACATCACGGGCTCGGAAGACAATATTGAATATGTTGAAGTGAATGGTAAAACAAGAATTCCGATGCTGAAAAATGGCGACATCGATCTGATTGTCCGCACGATGACAATTACAGAAGAGAGAAAGCAGGAAGTGGATTTCTCTGATCCGTATTTCAGTGCAGGGCAATCACTGCTCGTGCCGGAGAATTCAGCAATTACAAGCATTGCAGATTTAAAGGGCAAGAAGGTTATCGCTGTTAAAGGAACGAGAGACGGCAAAGTAATTGAAGAGAAATCACCGGAAGCAGTCGTATCTGAATATGAGAACCTTGGCGAAGCGTTTACGGCGCTTAGCACGGGCAAAGGTGATGTGCTAACGACTGACAATGCTATTTTAATGGGACTTGCCTTGGAAAACCCGGGATATAAACTAGTTGGCGGTGTTATTGAAGATCAGCCATGGGGAATCGCAGTTAGAAAAGGCGATAAAGAAATGCTGGATAAGGTTAATGCTTCGCTAAAAAAATTAAAAGAAACCGGTGAGTACGACAAAATATATGAAAAATGGTTAAAACAAAAACCAGAATAA
- a CDS encoding amino acid ABC transporter ATP-binding protein yields MIQFRKINKHYGSNHVLKDIDLNIKEGEVVVIIGPSGSGKSTLLRCINRLENVTSGELVVNGHKVNDKHTNINVMRQEIGMVFQHFNLYPHKSVIENITLAPIKVRGMPKNEAEKLAMYYLDKVGITEKANVFPSKLSGGQQQRVAIARGLAMKPKVMLFDEPTSALDPEMVGEVLDVMKALTREGMTMVVVTHEMGFAREVADRVIFMDQGQIVEEGKPEHFFASPSEDRTRLFLSRILVH; encoded by the coding sequence GTGATTCAATTTCGCAAAATAAATAAACATTATGGCTCGAACCACGTCCTGAAAGATATAGATCTAAACATCAAAGAAGGAGAAGTGGTTGTCATCATTGGTCCATCAGGATCTGGAAAAAGCACACTTCTGCGCTGCATTAACCGATTGGAGAATGTTACTTCTGGAGAACTTGTTGTGAACGGCCATAAAGTGAATGACAAGCACACGAATATTAATGTCATGCGGCAAGAGATTGGAATGGTGTTTCAGCATTTTAATCTATATCCACATAAATCAGTGATCGAGAATATTACGCTTGCTCCTATCAAAGTACGAGGCATGCCAAAGAACGAGGCTGAGAAGCTGGCTATGTATTACCTTGATAAAGTTGGGATAACGGAGAAAGCAAATGTTTTCCCATCCAAACTATCAGGTGGTCAGCAGCAAAGGGTTGCTATTGCAAGGGGACTTGCAATGAAGCCGAAAGTCATGCTTTTTGACGAACCGACCTCTGCATTAGATCCTGAAATGGTTGGTGAAGTTTTAGACGTCATGAAAGCGCTAACACGTGAAGGGATGACTATGGTTGTGGTTACGCATGAAATGGGCTTCGCACGTGAAGTAGCCGATCGCGTTATATTCATGGATCAAGGTCAGATCGTTGAAGAAGGAAAACCTGAACATTTCTTTGCAAGTCCAAGTGAAGACAGAACGAGATTGTTTCTTAGTCGAATTCTGGTTCATTAA
- a CDS encoding amidohydrolase family protein: protein MRIDTHTHIIPEQLPDFYQKYGGDRWPILNRTCTCGATIMVAGKSFREVTDQVWSPQKRIEDMDRENVDMQVLSPIPVTFSYWAPLDEAIEMSRIQNDFIAETVAQHRNRFAGLGTVPMQDADAAIREMDRCMLELHLNGIEIGSNINGKNLDDPSFIAFFQMAEEWKVPLFIHPWETLGKDRTPRHNFMYTIGMPSETALAAATFVWSGLMERFPDLQVCFAHGGGSFPYILPRLDQGWNVWPQLRLTTHPPSYYAKKMFYDSLVFDPLNLKFMIDRFGHEQIMMGSDYPFLLREVPPGQVIEQSLSLTEEEKAALFGGNAAKFFRIGGSPRDSISQNK from the coding sequence ATGCGAATCGATACGCATACGCATATTATACCTGAGCAGCTTCCCGATTTTTATCAGAAATACGGGGGAGATCGATGGCCGATATTAAATCGAACATGTACTTGCGGTGCTACGATTATGGTAGCCGGCAAATCATTTCGTGAAGTAACAGATCAAGTATGGAGCCCCCAAAAAAGAATAGAGGATATGGATAGGGAAAACGTTGATATGCAGGTTTTGTCTCCAATTCCGGTTACCTTTTCTTATTGGGCACCATTAGATGAAGCAATAGAGATGTCACGCATTCAGAATGACTTTATAGCTGAAACGGTCGCGCAGCATAGAAACCGTTTTGCCGGGCTCGGTACCGTCCCGATGCAGGACGCTGATGCCGCTATTCGTGAAATGGATCGCTGCATGCTTGAGCTTCATTTAAATGGAATTGAAATCGGCTCCAACATAAATGGCAAAAATTTAGACGATCCTTCTTTTATTGCATTTTTCCAAATGGCTGAAGAATGGAAGGTTCCCTTGTTCATTCATCCATGGGAGACACTCGGAAAAGATAGAACGCCAAGGCATAATTTCATGTATACGATAGGCATGCCAAGCGAAACGGCTCTAGCAGCAGCTACTTTTGTTTGGAGCGGCCTGATGGAGAGATTCCCAGATTTGCAGGTTTGTTTTGCTCATGGCGGTGGATCGTTTCCCTATATTCTGCCGAGGCTTGATCAAGGGTGGAACGTTTGGCCGCAGCTTCGTTTAACAACGCATCCGCCCAGCTATTATGCCAAAAAAATGTTTTATGATTCTTTAGTGTTCGATCCTCTTAACCTCAAATTCATGATAGATAGATTTGGTCATGAACAAATTATGATGGGCTCTGATTACCCCTTTTTGCTTAGGGAGGTTCCTCCAGGCCAGGTCATCGAACAAAGCCTCAGCTTAACCGAAGAAGAAAAGGCCGCTTTATTTGGCGGAAATGCTGCAAAATTCTTTCGTATCGGAGGTTCACCGCGTGATTCAATTTCGCAAAATAAATAA
- a CDS encoding TetR/AcrR family transcriptional regulator: protein MENEIKDIDGRHLRSQQTRQKLLKAARTVYLKEGFQNSTINQIIKLAKTGYGTAYTHFTGKDDFLIVLMEDVMQQFFDIANISFQPTSKEEAKKVIKSQVLTFFQIAESERDMMKVFAEAMGLSSAVNTKWEEIRHKLIQSITTDITYSQQHGLARTDLKAELVACQWFYSNEMYQWDIVHNRHQYSLEEIANTITTMYTDALYL, encoded by the coding sequence ATGGAAAACGAAATAAAAGATATCGACGGTCGACACCTTAGATCGCAGCAAACGAGGCAAAAGCTTTTAAAAGCAGCCAGAACCGTTTATTTGAAAGAAGGCTTCCAGAACAGTACAATTAATCAAATTATTAAATTGGCAAAAACTGGTTATGGTACAGCCTATACCCATTTTACCGGAAAAGATGATTTTCTAATCGTATTGATGGAAGATGTCATGCAGCAGTTTTTTGATATCGCGAATATCTCCTTCCAACCGACATCCAAAGAAGAGGCTAAAAAGGTCATTAAGAGTCAAGTACTCACCTTCTTCCAAATAGCCGAATCAGAACGAGACATGATGAAAGTGTTTGCTGAAGCTATGGGACTCTCATCCGCGGTAAATACAAAATGGGAAGAAATACGACACAAGCTTATTCAAAGTATAACGACTGACATCACCTACTCTCAGCAGCATGGTTTAGCTCGAACAGACTTAAAAGCAGAGCTTGTTGCATGCCAATGGTTCTATTCGAATGAAATGTATCAATGGGATATTGTTCATAACAGACACCAATATTCTCTCGAAGAAATTGCGAATACCATCACAACTATGTATACCGACGCTCTTTACTTATAA
- the ald gene encoding alanine dehydrogenase has product MIIGVPKEIKNNENRVGIAPAGVTAFLNNGHEVWIEAQAGAGSGFSDADYLAAGAKIVSTAQEVWSAEMVIKVKEPLAEEYVYFREGLLLYTYLHLAPEAELTKALVDRKVVAIAYETIQFDNGALPLLMPMSEVAGRMSIQIGAQFLEKPHGGKGVLLGGVPGVAPGEVVIIGGGIVGTNAIKIAVGFGASVTVLDVSPDRLRQLDDMFGGRIRTLMSNSYNIAEAVKKADLLIGAVLIPGARAPRLVTEEMVKTMQPGSVIVDVAIDQGGSIETVDRITTHSNPTYEKHGVIHYSVANMPGAVARTSTIALTNVTIPYGVQIANKGYKQAALDNKAIARGINIAEGNVTYKAVADAHGYDYIDISDYLNTPSKQVAV; this is encoded by the coding sequence ATGATTATCGGGGTTCCAAAAGAAATCAAAAACAATGAAAACCGTGTCGGAATTGCACCAGCCGGAGTAACGGCCTTCTTGAACAATGGTCATGAGGTTTGGATAGAAGCACAAGCAGGAGCAGGCAGCGGATTCTCGGATGCTGACTACTTAGCCGCAGGAGCTAAAATTGTATCCACTGCTCAGGAAGTCTGGTCTGCAGAAATGGTTATTAAAGTGAAAGAGCCGCTTGCAGAAGAATATGTTTATTTTCGTGAAGGCTTATTATTATATACCTATCTTCACCTTGCTCCAGAAGCAGAGCTAACGAAAGCATTGGTCGATCGCAAGGTCGTGGCCATCGCCTATGAAACAATTCAATTCGATAATGGAGCTTTGCCGCTGCTCATGCCGATGAGTGAAGTTGCCGGACGGATGTCGATCCAGATCGGTGCCCAATTCCTTGAGAAGCCGCATGGCGGAAAAGGTGTTTTATTAGGCGGCGTGCCTGGGGTAGCACCTGGTGAGGTGGTCATTATCGGGGGCGGAATCGTTGGTACAAATGCGATTAAGATCGCTGTCGGATTCGGCGCTTCTGTTACCGTACTCGATGTAAGTCCAGATCGCCTTCGGCAGCTTGACGATATGTTTGGCGGGCGTATTCGAACGCTAATGTCCAATAGCTATAACATCGCAGAAGCGGTGAAAAAGGCTGATCTTTTAATCGGTGCTGTTCTTATTCCAGGAGCGAGGGCTCCTCGCTTGGTGACGGAGGAAATGGTTAAAACGATGCAGCCGGGGTCTGTCATCGTCGACGTTGCCATCGATCAAGGCGGTTCTATTGAAACGGTGGACCGTATTACTACCCACAGCAATCCTACCTATGAAAAACATGGTGTCATCCACTATTCCGTTGCGAACATGCCTGGTGCCGTCGCTCGAACTTCTACGATTGCTTTAACTAATGTAACGATTCCTTATGGCGTACAAATTGCCAACAAAGGCTACAAGCAGGCTGCTCTAGACAACAAAGCCATTGCTAGAGGAATTAATATTGCTGAGGGCAATGTAACCTATAAAGCGGTTGCCGATGCACACGGATACGATTACATTGACATTTCCGACTATTTGAATACCCCTTCTAAGCAAGTTGCCGTGTAA
- a CDS encoding 4-oxalocrotonate tautomerase yields the protein MPIVTIQMMEGRSTEQIKSLIASVTETIAAELNSPKERIRVLVTEIPSTHWGIAGVPAAEIIAPPKHT from the coding sequence ATGCCAATCGTAACGATTCAGATGATGGAAGGAAGATCAACCGAGCAAATAAAGTCTCTTATTGCCAGTGTAACAGAGACCATTGCAGCAGAATTGAACTCTCCAAAGGAGCGAATTCGCGTTTTAGTTACAGAAATCCCCTCCACCCATTGGGGAATTGCCGGTGTTCCAGCAGCAGAAATTATCGCTCCACCTAAACATACGTAG